The following DNA comes from Mesoplodon densirostris isolate mMesDen1 chromosome 9, mMesDen1 primary haplotype, whole genome shotgun sequence.
GTCTCCTGTGTGCACTGCCCAGGGCCAAGGACACGCCCGCAGGCAGCTGCTGTCCAGAGCACCAGCTGCCCGCCGGCTGTGAGCCACGCAAGGCGAGCTCAGGGAGCCCCAGAGAAAGAGCATCCCACTCCATGACTCTACCTGCAGACAAAACACCGCCAGGCAGAGAGCTAACACTGAGGCTTAGAACTGAATCCACGTGGCGACGCGGAACCAGACCATGTGCTTAGGCCACGACACAAATTCTCATCCCTAGTCTATTTGGTAGCGCTAGTAAAATAGGAGAGATTTATAATTTCGTTCAATcatacatccaaaaaaaaagtacatgaacCAGAGAGGCTGTGACATGAGAATTAAAATAAGCAGATAAACTGAGTGGACAGCTAACATCCCGTGTGACAAATCACACCCCCCGGATTTCTGTCCCAGCCATGGATTGTAACGTCCTTGACCCACAGGACCTCCCATAAACAATAAACCTACACCAGATTAGAGTACCTGGAACAGACCACCTAGGCACCCTCCTGTTTGGGGTATGTCCCCCCAAACCAACCTACAGCCCTTCTCCCTAGCTCTTGAGGTTTTCTATAGTTGGTATTATTCCCAAGGAGGGAGGCAGAAAAGGCACAGAGTCTCGTCCAAGGACAGTGACAGGCGAGCAGAGAGGACGGACATGCCACACTCGTGCCCACTCCCGCCTGCTCCCTCGAGCCAGCCTGCAGCCGGGAGGCCCAGGCGCTGTCCACCCCGGGTCAAAGGCTTCTCCACGGCCATCAGTGAGGGACAGAGATTGGGACAGAAACAGGGACAGAGGCTCGAACTCAACCGGGCCCAGACCTCCGAGGAGGAACCTCCCTGCCACCGCCCGCCAGGTACCTTGTAGATGACGCCCCCTGTGGCAGAGCATGTCAGCATGTAATTCCCTTCCGAGTCAAAGGCAAAGAGTCGGCCCCGGGGGACCTGGACCTGCTTGTAGCCGCTGTAACCCGACAGCACGAAGGGGCCGGTGGCGTCAGTGGGGAGGCCGTACTCGGACACCTTCAGGCCGCTCTTGTGGATGTTCCACTGGATGAACTGCAACCGCAAAGCACAAGCACGGCACTCTCAGTGGGCCGGCAACAGAGCCCAGGTccggggggaggagagaggacagGCCCCAGGAAAGAGGAGGTGGGTCCACAGGCCCCAGGAAAGGTAGTGAGATGACCACCCAGTCCCGACTCTTCCCAACACAATTTAAGCATTTTCTTAAGGGAAGAAAATCTAGAAAGACTCAGCCACTTCATGTCAAAGCCTGAACTTTCTCTCTGGCCTGACTCCAGGAAAGGGAAAAGGCAGGCAACAGCCTTCGCCTGGATTCCCATCTCTCAAGCAAGGGCAATGCTCCAgtgattgttattattactgttgttgttgttttcattattaatattacTGTCAGGGTTAGAACCCAActagatttttcttaaaaataggaCAAGTTCCAAATACACTTCCAGTTTCTCAGCAGTGCTATCAATGCAACACAAGCAATGAGGTATAAGCTGAGCTTCACGTTTTGTAGTGCAAACAGCCCTTTAGCCCACCCAAGGGACAGGCTATCTGGGCGTGACCACCGCTTAACTGAGAATCCTACTCAAATAAATAGGAAGTAGAGCTTTGATTTAAAAACCCCTTCTCGTAGTTTTCAAATGAAGAATTCATTTTGTAATTACTGTCTTCATTGGATAATACAGGTGGACAGTATACAATCCAAAAGGTACAGGAGGGAACCATGAAAAGCTAGTCTttctcccagctctgcctgccccaGCTCCCTTTCCAAGGATCTTAATGAATCTTTCCAGGGAGGATCTAAAGGGGgcacttatttttacttttttccccagcTTCCTTTTTACATTTCTTGACTCTGTTTGGGCGAAACTGtctgcagcccccagccccagcaagCTCTACATATCCATGCTGTGACCACCCAATGACCAAGCTCACTGAAGCACGTCCTGGCACCCCTGGGAGCCCACTGAGTCAGGTGGGTCAGGGAGATGAGTCCTTTTTGCTACAACCAGGAGGAAGGATGTAGGTCTTCCCCTTTCATAAGAGCAGTCAACTCCCACTGAACTCATTGAAACCCCACAAAGACCCTGTGAGACTGGTTACtattttcacctctgttttacagatgacaaaacggAGGCagaggcccaaggtcacagagctcgtAAAAAGTACCGTCGGGATTGGAACCCAGCCCGTCATGCTATTCTGGTGCTCTCTAGAATCTCCGATGCCGAAGCCAGAGGAAGGGAGCTTCCTGACCCAAATCCCTTCCCACCTACCTTCCCGTCCTCGCCGATGCTGTACACGGTGTTCTCATCGTAGCTGAACTCCACAGAGCAGACCTCCCCGCAGTGGGCCTTCCAGCTCATAGCACACTCGTGCTGCTGCATATCTGAGGCAACGAGAGGCCACTAGGATTCCCGCCCAGGCCCTGGGGAGATATCTGCCCGCAGCAGGAGGTAcctctcaccctccctctgcCCCGACAGGAGTCACAGAGCTGACCCCTGGTGAAGAGTGGGCACCGGGAGCTTCATTTTACCAGTTCTCTCCTCCACTGCGCCTAGTCTTCTGCTAACCAATCTTAAATGGAAGCTTCTTTCACTGGGTCAAAAGTCAGGTTCAGGAATCCCTGGGTGGAGCCTGAGCTCATCTGGGGAGCCTGTAAGTCTAGGAGGACACATTAAGTCCTTCCTGGGAGGGCGCTGTAACTTCCCCCCAGGGAGCCCTGGAAATCAGTTAAAGATACAGTACCCAGGGCCTCCCCAGACCCTCTGACTCTGGTCTCCTGAAACAGGCCTGGTGAGAGGAGCTTTAAACAGCACGCCAATGACTCTGACGCACACCGTTCTACCGCTCTCACGGGGACAATGAAGTGGTCACACCAAGAGGACAGGACGGCATTACTCTCTCGTATCCTCTTGGATCTCACTGGGCCATGAGGACTCAGATCCAACATCTCAGGACTGGAGGACTGCTAAGCTCCACCCCCCCCACTCCAGCCCCCCGTGTCCACGGACACGGTAATTAGGGGGTCCTGAAAACAGCAGACTCTGACCAAAGTTAAGTTCTATTACAAGCATCTTGAACTGGGGTTTTGCAATAGCCTCTAGTCCAGCTGGCAAAAATCCAATTCTCTTCCCTGGGGCATTTGAGGAGGGGACCAGGATGGCCGTGAGCACGTTTGCCTACCGAACAGCCGGATGACACCATCAGCTGCCCCCGTGACCAACAGGTTGCCATTGTGATTGAAGGCTGTGCAGTTGATGGCGATGGGCTCCGGATCCAGCGAGAACTGGAGCTAGAAAAGGGACAAACTAAACTTTAAAATGTAAGATGGTAATAAACCAAATTTCAGGACAGGTTCTGTTTGAAAGGGGGAAGGAGACCAAGATTGAGGAAGGGCACACCAGGGCATAAAAAGTGTCGGTAATGTCCCACTTTTAAACCGTGATGGTAGGAAGGTGCTCATTTTACAGTTCTTCTCATTATTCCGTACActtatgatttcaatattctcttCTATGTATTCAATATTTAACGAAAAGTTGAAAAATAGCAAGTGAACATAAAATTACAAATCACGACAAGTTCTTAGCACAAACTAACAAGATTAAAAAGGAcctaaccagggcttccctggtggcgcagtggttgagagtccgcctgccgatgcaggggacacgggttcgtgccccgatcccggaaggtcccacatgccgcggagcggctgggcccacgagccatggccgcggagcctgtgtgtccggagcctgtgctccgcaacgggagaggccacagcagtgagaggcccgcgtacagcaaaaaaaaaaaaaaaaaaaaaaggacctaacCAGACTGGGTGGGTATAAAGGGGAGCACCTACGAGACGCTGGAGGACAGATGTCAGCCGGATGGAGTGGGGTAGGAACGCTCTCGAGAGGGGACAGCATGCAGGGAGGGCCAGACCAGGCAGGGCTCCAGGGGGTGTGGATGGGAAACCTGGAGGAGCGGGAATGGGCAGGACGTGCCTCCGTGTCTGCCCATCCCCCAGGCGCAGTGTGGCAGGCGGGCGCCATGGGGGCGCTGTCCAGCAGCCGTCCAGCTGAGGGGCGCTAGCGGGCATGTCCCCGGAAATGGAGAGAAGTGTTCAGACTGGAAACAGGTTTTGGAAGTGGAACTGACAATGTCTGCTCCTGAACTGACTTCAGGGTGAGGGAGAAGGCTGGCTCCAGAAAGGCACCTGGCTTCTCAGTGGGACGCATCTGCCAGGACGAGGGAGCTAGAGAGCGAGAACTGACGTGGCAGGGTGGCCCTGACTGGCTGGAGAGACCTGCGAGGCTTCCAACTGGGAACAGGACGGCGCAGAAAGGCACAAAGAGAACACTCGGGACCCAGCCACCACCAAGACAGGGACACTTCAAGTGTCCGGTACCAGCAGGAAACACGCTGCTGCACGTAAGGGCCTGACCGAAACCGATTCTCCCAAGAAACACCACTGCCTTTTAAACAGGTGAGTGTAAACAGCACTGAAGCCCTCAGGATTCAGGGTCACAGCCGTAAGCATCTGCTGCTGTTCTGTGTGGGAAGGCATCATCCCCTCCTGGGGAAGGTGAGCCTCAGGCCCTGTGAGCAAGCTTTCTCAAGACTGTCATTTCTTAAGAATACGCATGTGTCCTCACTGCTTCTAGCTGCTGCTGCAATTTTTATGCAATTGTAAGTTAAGAGGCAGTCAGAAGGGGACTCTAGTTGTCTCCTGAAAAATAAACCACTTGAATGCGGaatactaagtgaaagaggccaatctgaaaaggctgtctGATTCCAGCCATATGATATTCtgcaaaaagcaaaactatggacaCAGTGTAAAGATCCacagttgccaggggttgggggcaggggagaagaCTACATGAAGCACAGGGCAGTTTCAGGGCAGTGGAAATACCCTCTGTGACACTGTAATGGTGGCTACGTGGCATTACACATCTGTCCCAACCCTTAGAACGTACACCACTAAGACTGAACCCTGATATAACCATgggctttgggtgattatgatggtCAGTGTAGGTGCATCAGCTGTAACAAATGTGCCCctctggtgggggatgctgaCAGCAGGAGAGGCTGTGCGTGTGTGGGCAGGGGGTATATGGGGGATCCCTGAAACTTCCTCTCAATTCTACTGTGAGCCTAAAACTgctccaataaaagaaaaaaaaaaatttaatattaaaaaaaattaaattaaaagaatttttttttttttttttttttgcggtatgcgggcctctcactgttgtggcctcccccgttgcggagcacaggctccggacgcgcaggctccggacgcgcaggctcagcggccatggctcacgggcccagccgctccgcggcatatgggatcctcccagaccggggcacgaacccgtatcccctgcatcggcaggcggactctcaaccacttgcgccaccagggaggcccttaaaagaattttaataagCCAAAAGGCCCCGATAAGAGGCTGTGTGTGAATCCTAAATTCGTGGCATGATGCTGAACGACTTCAGTTGCTGGCAATCTGCCCCACTGGAGTATTACTACTTTTCAACACTTAAATGTTGAAACCTCCTCACAAATCAAAATCTTGACGAGCCCAAAGCAAAGAGGGAAGAGACCTCAGAAACAGGGCAGCACAGGCTGTGTGCCTGCCCGGGTGTGACCAGCCCCAGGGAGACCACGGGGCAGGCCCGCACCTGCTGCTTCATGGTTTTCGTGTCCCACAGCAGCAGCTTGCCAGGAACCTGGTTAGTGCCCTTGCTGCCGATGTCTGGTGCAGACAAGTCCACCTGGGCAGCAAGGCTCGGAGCTGCAGCTGAACAGACGAAAGAGGCCCCGCTGGGGCTACACGCGAGAGACAGGATCCTGCAACACACGTGGGGCTGGGTCAGTGCTCCGCCCGTCCACAGAGGGAGGGGGAGCGGGGCTCGGAGGCTCGGCCAAGGCCAAGGTAGGCCCGCGGAGCACAGCAGTTGAGGGAGCGGCCTCCCGCGCACCTGGGCATATCATCGTTGATGCTGATTTCACAGAGGTTCTTCTTGGCTTCCGTGTCATAGAGGCGCACCGTCCCCACACCGCTGCCCAGCAGGAGCtggaaggagagggggagggagaagcaaatGACAGCTCTGGGTCAGGCCCGCTCAGGGAGGCCCACTGGGGAGCCAGGCCCACCCCTGTGCAGTGGGCCAGGCTGTGGGGTGAGGCCCGCCTCCACTTCTCCAGCTAGCTCAGGGGGAAAACCCGGCTACAAAGGACCTCATTTAAAACTTAAAGATGTCACAGGTGACCTTGAACAGAAGCAAAACCACAAAAGGAATGTGTGGAATAGAAGCTCTATTGCTACCTCAGGTAGAGCTGGAAATGAGACCCTCCGCCCACCCCCCCGTCTTCCAGTTTCAATCCCAGCTGTCCCAGTCCTGCCCTCTGGCTCCGGatccaccaccacctccctggGCAGCGGCCCCAGCTGGTCACTGGGCTGGGTGACAGCCCCACCTGTGCATCCTGGGGACACCTCTGGCTCTGGGCCTACAAAGGCctccagaaaaaaacagaggaggCTATCCTTGTGATGTACTTGGTGAAAACTTCAAAGACAATAACGAGGACCGCCAGAAGAAAGCACCAGAAGCAGATCTGAGGGTGTCCCCCAGGAATATTCCCTAGAATACGGCCTCAGCATTCACCTAGCAAACTGACGCTGGTACAGGGCAAGCCCCGAGATCCTAGTGCCGTAAGGATAATTCCTGCAGTtgtcaaaaattattaaaaaacaagGTCTGCTCCTTGGGCTGCTGGGTATGATCCCCTCCAAAATGGAATacggtgaaaaaaaaaaaaacccactataaaTCAACTTTATCTCCTTAACTACGTCAAATATGCTAACACCACTGTGGGAACCCCAGGATAGGACACACCCGCTCCGGCCTGGCCTGGGAGGGGTCTCAGCAGGAGGGGGCGCAGCTGAGAACGCTCGTGGTGCGCTGTCAGAAATGTGCAGGGATGGCAGGAGCTGGTGGGGGAGAACAGGCAGGGAGCCTGTCTCTCTGCGGGAAGATGAAAAGCAAGCCAGACCACCGCACGCAGGAAAGCGGCCTCTGCCATCGGACAGGGTCCCACTGCAGCTTAATTCCAGTAACCTCCAGATAGGAGCCTGCTGGGACAGTCCTGGATGTGTGGTCCCTGCCTTCCcagtgagagagagaagggagcggCTTGTCTTGGAGGCCCCAACCAGTGGTGCTGGAGCCACTGGGGAGAGCCCTGGAGAGTTCTTCACTTAGACCACAGGTCCAGCAACAAGCAAGACCACTCACCAGCCTGTCCCGCTTGGTGGCCCACTCTAGAGAGAGCAGCGGCGACTTGGAAATGGAGGACGCCTTAGTCTGCATGATAGGGTTGAaggaccacaccttgatgacccCGTCTACGTCTAAGCTGGCGACCCTCCTCCCCGAGCAGTCCACTctaagaggagagaaagggggaCGCTGTGAGCATCCTTGCCTTAGTCCGCTGTCCTCTTCAGCGCACCCAGAGGATTGCTTTTCTGACTCTCCTGCTGAGGCTCAAATGCCCACACTCCAAGGACGGGCGTGAACTACTTCTAGAAATATTCGTTCGTTCGTCTGTCTGAGAACTACTTACAAAGCATTTATTCAATATCATGTGCTGAGCCCTGTGGGCAAGATGCACACAGCCCCACCCTCGGCACTCGTGGTCTCTAGAGACTGAGGGCCTCCTGCATCACGGCTCCGGAGCCCATCACGTCCAGCAGAGCAAGGGATCACCTACCCTCTGGGCGTTACACCCCAGGATCAGGAGTGGAGAGGCTGACCCGGCCAACGGCAGCTCTCGGCAGGACCCCAGCGGCAGCTGTCCAGCCCTCCTCTGACAGTTCAGGGGTGACCACGGTCCCTCGGGGCCATCCCACCCTCCGCATCTCTGTTACCTCTCATCATCCCGCTTGCCACACCTTCACACGCACAGCCTGAAAACCGAGGCTTCCTGGGGAGCCCAAACCCCACGCCATCAGCCTTTCCCCCAGAGTGCCCTGGCCCCGGCCGGCCGGCCCGACACCCACCTGCAGTGCATGATGGAGGAGTGGTGCTCTCCGTACTCCTCCTGCCCCAGCACGATGAACGGCTGCTCGGGCCGGACCCCCCCACCCTCAGGGCCTGCGGCGGGAGCCCGCGCCAGGGTCTCCAGCACCTCCACGTGGAGCTCCGGGCAGGGCTCTGCCTCCGGGCCACCAGCTTCGGGCTTCTTCTCTGCACACTGCACCAAGCAAAGGGGGCACAAGTCAGCTGCGAGGGGTCTGCACCGGGCCCAGCCGGTGCAGTGTGTCTGGGGACACACTGCGAGATGTCTGGGACGCAGGCCACAGCCCTCGGGGGAGGATCCTGGTGGTCTCGGGGTCTAGAGGAAAGAGCTCTGAACTACAAGAGCCTGCTCTGCTGGCGGCCCCTTCCTAGAGGCCCTGCTCCTCTCACAGGCCCCGTGGAGGGAGTGTGGGCCACAGGCTCCTGGCTACAGCTGACGAGACTCGGGACACGCACCACCTTGACAGACCAGGCCAATGATAACAAGAATCAGCGAGTGAGTGAGTGCCTACTGCATTCCAGGCACTACGTGAGTATGATTGATTGTCTCATCTAATGCTCCCCCCAGCTGATCCTATTATTAACCCCACCTTACAGCTCTGGAAAGTAAGACTGAAAgcagaagttaaataacttgtctaagATCAAGAGCTGGCCCGGGGTAGGATGCTGATGTGAAGCCGGGTCAGTCACAGGCAAGCGTGGCCCCTCGCCAGTGCGCTGCTATGTCAACCAGCACCTCCTCCTGGGAGAGAGGTACTGAGAGACTGGGGCGACGGGCCAGGCACAGAGATGGACCCGAGCACAGCAGCAGAGCCAGGCGGGGCACCAAATGGCACCCCACACACCCTGCCACCCGGGAGGGCGGCAGCCACCCATCTCTGCCTCCCTGGGACAGCAAGTGTTGGCCATCACGATTACTATCTGCTCACCCAGACATAACCCAGGCCAGGGGGCGCCAGCCAGGGCACTCTCTACCACCCGCGTGGTTCCTGAGGCTCCTCTAAGCACTCCTTGGGGTCCCAGAAAGAGCAGTTCTACAGCAAAAATAGAATGGAAcggaatggaatggaatgaaatggaacggaatggaatggaatggaacggaatggaatggaatagaatagaatagaatagaatagaataggaaTAGGAATAGAAtaggaatagaatagaataaacagagaaacagtatggaatggaatggaatggaatggaatggaatggaatagaatagaatagaatagaataaacaaagaaacagtaCCTTACAGAAGTGGCTGAGCTCGGGTGTGCCTCTAATCCTACAGCACAGAAGGATTTGAGATCCGAGCCATAAGGGTCTACGCTATCGAACCAGAACCAGCACAGGGCTGCTAATACCAAAAAATGCCTTTAAAACAGGCAAGTAGCCTCAATTAGGAGATAAATGGTCAACAAGGTGACTTAGGCAGTAAATCCCTTTGCCTTCAATCCAGAGTATTTGACCGAAACAGAAGCAGCTTATACCACCAGGAAGAGCAGACCCCAACCCATATTCCCTAGTGAGACGAGTCCCTGAGCTTGCGCGGCAAGGGCCCTGGGCCGCAGCACAACGCTGTGTGGACACGTGGCTCTCGGGGCAGTGGCTCCAGCAGGGAGTGCAGGAGAAAGTGATCCTGTGATTGAGCAAGTCTGGGAGATGCTGGGTTAAACCAAGGGAAACAGGTCTCTCTCCCACCGACTCTGAGCGCCCGTGACATGCTAACACGCACAGTTAACCTAAGGGAAGGACAGAGCATGCAAGGGGTCCCAAACCAATTATTCACAGAGCTTACCTTCTGGGAACATTTTTAGAGGCCAGCATTTTATGGCCCCTGTTTAGGAAAACACTCCATCGGGAAGAGGGATCACTGGAGAGGCCCAGGTGGTTTTGGAACAAAACCACCAAAGTGCAAGCAATTAAACCCAGTTAGGCAAAACCACACTGTACACAGCAGAAGAAATCAAGAGAGGTAAGAGCAGGCCCTACACGGCCCCCCCCCCATTTTCCATGGCCCTCCACCACATAGCCGCGTGGTGTCCCTGCAGGCGGTCATGAGACACCAAGGCCGAGCCATACCTGCAAAGTCATGGAGAAGAGCTCCTTCCGTTCCTTGCCATGGTCCTGCAGGCGCCGCTGGCGGTGCTGTGACCAGCTAGACTCCCCAGTGGCCAGCCCGCTGAAGAGGCTCTTCCCGTCCTTGGGTGCACATGCTGGCTCCCTACCCTTGGTGCTCTGGAGGACGAGACACCAGGCTGTGAAAAGTCTCTTCCTACCTGGGCCCAGGCCATGACACCTGGGCCAGGAGGGGAACAGGGAGCAAGGAGTGGACTCTCCCCTTACTCCTGGGTAAGGTTCCTCCCTGGCCATGCTGAGAGGTAGTTAAAATGTTACTATGTCAGCCCATGAGCAAAGTCAAGGGCAAAACATAAGCAGGCTGGACCTCCTCCTTTCTGTTCCTCACTCCCCCATCCTGAGAGGACAGGTCCCCAGCACTTCTCCACCCACCACACCTATCACCTGGAGGTAATACATATGTATCTCCTTGATCTAACTGGAACAGTTAACTTTATTTAGCTTAGCACTTACTAAGTGACAATTATGAGGCAGATCGGGCTCTACGTTGGGTGTTAGAAAGACTTACGAGCAATTATATGTTTGGGCAATACAGCAAAAAaattatgcaaaataaaaccaccccTCTGGAGGGAAAAAGGAACACAGTATCCTCTTGTTTTGGGCCAAGTGCATGACTAAACCAGCCAATGTTAACAAATATTGAGGTATTTGGAAATGATTACTAGGCAACCAGAAAGTCTTAACAGAAATTGTTGGAAACTCAAGGTCTTTTGAGCAAGATAAATTGGACAAGAGAGAAATTGGCATCTTCTGGCTCCTTTTCATAGCAAGAGAGATAAAGTCAACCAAGGTTACAGCAAATGAACTCAGTAATTCCCACTCCTATAGAGACTGAAGATTCCTAATctagagctttttaaaaaggaactgcCACCTCATCACCTTCCCAAATTATCtggctggtttctttttttccacccTTATTCCCACAGTTGTGATGGTCACACTCCTACCACCCCCAAcacacgctttttttttttttttttttttttttttttacactcttAGCAAAGGGATAGGATGCAAACAGCCACTCTGGTTTGAGACCAACCTCCTCACAAATCATTTGTACACAAGTCCTAAGTAAAGAGAATAAACTCAACCAAAGTCTATTTGTGGGCTTCCAGTTCTTCTACTGGTTATTTTTTATGCTAACACTGAACAACTTAAAATGATTAACATACGTTCCTTGGGACCCTGGAGTCATGTGAACAGTtaagaaaggaaattttaaaagctattagTTTACCTGGAGCCTAACTGTGGCTGACCTACACAGGATtggttatttttggttttctgacTGAGGTGACCTCCATTGGTATCTACTTGTGCTTGTAACAGATGTTTTCTCTAGAAAGAGTATTTGATTCTCTGAATTCTGACTTATTTTGGGAAAAGTAAAGTTCTtagttaagatttttaaaaaataacctaagaagaaaaccaacaacaataataacatcaTTACTCATTGAGCATTTACCATATGTAAGCTGCCATGCTAAGAACCTTACAAATATTCCCTTAAAGATGAGGCATTATTTTAACATGGGGAGCAGATGCTTAGAGAGGTTACACAGGGAGAACTTGACAGAACCGGAATTTACATCCAGATCTGACAGCAGCCCCAAACTCTGAGAaacctgaagaaagaaaaaccatgATGGGAGCACATGGAAGAAAGTGACACTGAATAGAAAAGATAAGAAGAAATGTCATAATCCTGGAGCAAAGTAAGAACCAAGATAAGGCCCTTCTCTGGGTGCTTCCAGCCATTCTTGAAAAGTATCCCATGGTCCATGGAACACTGAATAGGCCCCACAGTTTTGGAAAGTGGAAGGTGACTCCTGTCACCTTCCCAAAAGTAAGAGGTGGTCCTGAGGTAACCATGGTCCCTCACACGGTCCCGGGGTGGGTACTGGGGTCGGGGGTGGTTCACTCCCTTGGAGGAGATCCAAGGATGCCAACCTTCATTACACAAATCTATTAATTCCTCCCTGTATCTACTGACCCAGAGGGCAAACTGCTCAGACTAAAGAATTCCACAGGGGaggctatacttatatcagacaaaatagactttaagccaaagactgtaacaagagacaaagaaggccattatataatgataatggGGTCACTCCAACAAAAGGATATAACatttgtcaggcttccctggtggcgcagtggttgagggtccacctgctgatgcaggggacacgggttcgtgccccggtccaggaagatcccacatgccacggagcggctgggcccgtgagccatggccgctgagcctgcgcatccggagcctgtgctccgcaacgggagaggccacaacagtgagaggcccgcgtaccgaaaaaaaaaaaaaagaagaagaagaaagacctcaagtaaacaacctaactttacacctcaaggaactaggaaaagaagaatacATGAAGcccgaagttagtagaaggaaggaaataacaatgaTCAGagtggaaaacaatgaaatagaCTAAAAAGTCAACAGAAATGATCAGTGAAACTAAGGGCTGGTTTTctgaaagttaaataaaatagacaaaacttTAGCTCgatttaccaagaaaaaaagaggactcaaataaaattagaaatgaagaattccAAAACACGTCTCCAAAAGCTCTAACATTTTGATAgacaagacaaaagaaaaactgaCAGCAGAGGCCATGTTTTCTGGACTTCAAAGGCGGCTATGGGAACTCCACAGCTAGCTATAAAAATAGTACTGAGAGGCGGAGGGAGATCAGTTTCCAGGGTTGACGGCTGTTTTCCAAAATAGTGGGATCCTGGCAAGCAAGGAAGTCTCGAACAGCCTGGCACAACTATGATTCAGGTTTCACAGATTTATCAGCCTGACCAAGAGATCTTTAAACTGGATatttgagaaggaaaagaaccCATTTAATATTGCATGCATTCCCAAAGAAAGTACACAGACCACAGGGGTATCTCACCTTGGAACCAAAGGCTGGGAAGGCTGCAGAGCAGGGACAGGTACTTGGTGGCACACCTGTCTTTCCTTACTCACCTGCTACACCTGATAAgtggtgtttttttccttttccaacaCGTGGTTTTAAGGGTGCTCAATTCAATTGGCCCAAACTGATGGAAT
Coding sequences within:
- the WDR91 gene encoding WD repeat-containing protein 91 isoform X3, with protein sequence MVDKIVDQLQQLMQVYDLAALRDYWNYLERRLFSRLEDMYRPTINKLKTSLFRFYLVYTIQTNRSDKAQEFFAKQATELQNQAEWKDWFVLPFLPSPDTNPIFATYFSRQWADTFIVSLHNFLSVLFQCMPVPVILNFDAECQRTNQVQEENEVLRQKLFALQAEIHRLKKEEQQPEEEAALVQHKLPSYVSNMDRLGDSELAMVCSQRNASLSQSPRVGFLSSLLPQSKKSPSRLLPAQAPAQSQSSAKKESFGGQSTKGREPACAPKDGKSLFSGLATGESSWSQHRQRRLQDHGKERKELFSMTLQCAEKKPEAGGPEAEPCPELHVEVLETLARAPAAGPEGGGVRPEQPFIVLGQEEYGEHHSSIMHCRVDCSGRRVASLDVDGVIKVWSFNPIMQTKASSISKSPLLSLEWATKRDRLLLLGSGVGTVRLYDTEAKKNLCEISINDDMPRILSLACSPSGASFVCSAAAPSLAAQVDLSAPDIGSKGTNQVPGKLLLWDTKTMKQQLQFSLDPEPIAINCTAFNHNGNLLVTGAADGVIRLFDMQQHECAMSWKAHCGEVCSVEFSYDENTVYSIGEDGKFIQWNIHKSGLKVSEYGLPTDATGPFVLSGYSGYKQVQVPRGRLFAFDSEGNYMLTCSATGGVIYKLGGEEKVLESCLSLGGHRAPVVTVDWSTAVDCGTCLTASMDGKIKLTTLLAHKV
- the WDR91 gene encoding WD repeat-containing protein 91 isoform X1 — translated: MAEAVERTDELVREYLLFRGFTHTLRQLDAEIKADKEKGFRVDKIVDQLQQLMQVYDLAALRDYWNYLERRLFSRLEDMYRPTINKLKTSLFRFYLVYTIQTNRSDKAQEFFAKQATELQNQAEWKDWFVLPFLPSPDTNPIFATYFSRQWADTFIVSLHNFLSVLFQCMPVPVILNFDAECQRTNQVQEENEVLRQKLFALQAEIHRLKKEEQQPEEEAALVQHKLPSYVSNMDRLGDSELAMVCSQRNASLSQSPRVGFLSSLLPQSKKSPSRLLPAQAPAQSQSSAKKESFGGQSTKGREPACAPKDGKSLFSGLATGESSWSQHRQRRLQDHGKERKELFSMTLQCAEKKPEAGGPEAEPCPELHVEVLETLARAPAAGPEGGGVRPEQPFIVLGQEEYGEHHSSIMHCRVDCSGRRVASLDVDGVIKVWSFNPIMQTKASSISKSPLLSLEWATKRDRLLLLGSGVGTVRLYDTEAKKNLCEISINDDMPRILSLACSPSGASFVCSAAAPSLAAQVDLSAPDIGSKGTNQVPGKLLLWDTKTMKQQLQFSLDPEPIAINCTAFNHNGNLLVTGAADGVIRLFDMQQHECAMSWKAHCGEVCSVEFSYDENTVYSIGEDGKFIQWNIHKSGLKVSEYGLPTDATGPFVLSGYSGYKQVQVPRGRLFAFDSEGNYMLTCSATGGVIYKLGGEEKVLESCLSLGGHRAPVVTVDWSTAVDCGTCLTASMDGKIKLTTLLAHKV
- the WDR91 gene encoding WD repeat-containing protein 91 isoform X2 — protein: MQVYDLAALRDYWNYLERRLFSRLEDMYRPTINKLKTSLFRFYLVYTIQTNRSDKAQEFFAKQATELQNQAEWKDWFVLPFLPSPDTNPIFATYFSRQWADTFIVSLHNFLSVLFQCMPVPVILNFDAECQRTNQVQEENEVLRQKLFALQAEIHRLKKEEQQPEEEAALVQHKLPSYVSNMDRLGDSELAMVCSQRNASLSQSPRVGFLSSLLPQSKKSPSRLLPAQAPAQSQSSAKKESFGGQSTKGREPACAPKDGKSLFSGLATGESSWSQHRQRRLQDHGKERKELFSMTLQCAEKKPEAGGPEAEPCPELHVEVLETLARAPAAGPEGGGVRPEQPFIVLGQEEYGEHHSSIMHCRVDCSGRRVASLDVDGVIKVWSFNPIMQTKASSISKSPLLSLEWATKRDRLLLLGSGVGTVRLYDTEAKKNLCEISINDDMPRILSLACSPSGASFVCSAAAPSLAAQVDLSAPDIGSKGTNQVPGKLLLWDTKTMKQQLQFSLDPEPIAINCTAFNHNGNLLVTGAADGVIRLFDMQQHECAMSWKAHCGEVCSVEFSYDENTVYSIGEDGKFIQWNIHKSGLKVSEYGLPTDATGPFVLSGYSGYKQVQVPRGRLFAFDSEGNYMLTCSATGGVIYKLGGEEKVLESCLSLGGHRAPVVTVDWSTAVDCGTCLTASMDGKIKLTTLLAHKV